CTGAATTTCAGGTTGCGTAATTAACGACACATTATTGACCCCGTTGGCCTGCAACAGCGTAAAGATTTGAATCACTTTACCATAGGGCGCAGAGCTATCCCCTTGGATGTAGAACTGCTGTTCCTGATTGACTTGGGAACGTGCCACAACTTCTGCGACCAGAGTCTGAACTTCACGGTCGCTGATGATAATATCCGGCTGAGCCGACGTGCGGTACAAACCGTCACGGGTAATGGTAATGACAAATGGAGGCGCAACCTCAAGCTGCTCGACGGTTCGTTTCTCGACTTCCGGCGTTTTCGGAAGATCGACGCTGACCGCCTGCTGCACGATCGGCGCCGTCACCATAAAGATAATTAGCAGAACAAGCGTCACGTCGATATAGGGAACGACATTGATCTCCGCCATCAGGCGGCGTTTTTGTCTGGAACTGCGCATACCTTGTCTGAACATGGCAAATTCCTCTTAAGCTTCGGACACGTTATGAACGCTTGGCTGAGATTCCGTTTCTTTTTTGGTGCCGGCTTGCAGGTGATGCGCCTGACGCTGCAGGATACTCATAAACCCCTCGGCAAAGTTTTCATAATCACCCAAAAGACGATCTACTTTTGTGCTCAAACGGTTATAGGCAATAACCGCCGGAATGGCTGCAAACAAACCGATCGCCGTTGCAATCAGAGCTTCCGAAATCCCCGGCGCAACCGTGGACAGTGTCGCGTTCTGTACATCGCCAAGTGATTGGAAAGCGTGCATAACCCCCCAAACGGTTCCGAACAGCCCGATATAAGGTGCCGAGGAACCGACGGTCGCCAATAACGGCAAACGCAGTTCCAGTTCGTCCGCCTGACGGCTGAAGGCGATCTTCATTGCTCTTTGTGCACCCGCCAGTAAATCGTTGGAGTTGGTCACGCCTTGTTTTTGCAGACGCATAAACTCCTTGAAGCCGTCGGCAAAGATGACCGCCATTCCCTCGGAAGTATCACGAGTGGCTTCAACTTTGTAGTAGAGATTGGTTAGATCTTGAGCTTCCCAGAAATCATTTTCGAAGTTGCGTGCCGTTTGCACAGATTTTTTCAACTGATAGGATTTTGCAATGGCAACGGTCCAAGCGGCAATAGACATCACGGCCAAAATTAACATAACGATTTGAACGACCGGGCTGGCCATTAAAATGAGATCTAAGATACCGCTATCCATATTTGTTAACCCTACTCTAAACTATATCTGTCAAAAGAAAATTGTATTACTTTTATTGGCGTTTAATATCCGACTGCACAACACATTGAATACCCACACAGTCAATAAGTCTTTATATTAGCTGCAACTTATTTCAAAATACCGCATTGCACTTTACCCATTCGTTTGCGGTTTTTCAACACCCAAATGCTGATAGGCTTGATTGGTTGCCAGACGTCCGCGCGATGTGCGTACGACAAATCCTTGCTGAACGAGAAACGGTTCAATCACATCCTCGATGGTACCTCTTTCTTCACCCATTGCTGCCGACAAACTGTCGATACCGACCGGCCCACCATCGAATTTATTAATCAATGCGTCCAGAAAGCGCAGGTCCATCTTATCCAGACCAAGTTGATCGACTTCCAGCAGGTTTAGCGCAGCATTGGCGATCTCCTGGGTAATAATCCCGTCCCCGCGAACCTGAGCATAATCACGCACCCGACGCAGAAGTCGGTTAGCGATTCGCGGCGTTCCGCGAGCGCGTCTGGCGACTTCCATCGCCCCTTCCAAATGCGCTTCCAATCCAAGGATATTTGCCGAACGGGTGACGATCTGACACAACTCGTCATGCGAATAAAACTCCAGGCGCTGTACAAGGCCGAAACGATCGCGCAACGGCGACGTCAAAAGTCCCGCCCGCGTGGTCGCGCCAACCAGAGTAAACGGCGGCAAATCGATCTTGACACTCTGTGCGGCCGGCCCTTCGCCGATAACGATATCGATTTGAAAATCTTCCATTGCAGGATAGAGAACTTCTTCAACAACCGGGCTAAGTCTATGAATCTCATCAACAAAAAGTACATCATGCGGTTCAAGACGCGTCAGAATGGCCGCCAGATCACCCGGCTTTTCAATCACCGGCCCGGAGGTTTGACGCAAAGTTACGCCCATCTCTTGAGCGATAATATTCGACAAGGTCGTTTTCCCCAGCCCTGGCGGTCCGTACAACAAAACATGATCCAGCGGTTCCGCACGCATTTTAGCCGCCTGCATCGACAGACTTAACTGCTCGCGAACCGCGCCCTGTCCGATATATTCGAAAAGCTGCTGCGGACGAACAGACGGCACATTGTAAATGTCGTCCTCGGTCTCTTGGGCACCGACAATACGATCCGTTTCAATCATTTAGATTTTCACCCCTTGCAGCGCGGCCTTAATCACTTCTTCAAGAAGCATTCCGTCCTGGTACGCCTGTTTGACCATTTTTTCCGCCTGAGTCGATTTGTATCCTAAAGCCAATAATGCCTCAACCGCCTTATTGACAACCATGACTTCACCCTTAAGATTGTTAAGAGAATTTTTAGCTTCTCCAGCCATATCGCCTGAAGGCTGAAGCGTGAAATCTTCCGTCGCATAGTTAAGCAGCCCAGCTTCGACCAGAGGTTTTAGACGATCACGGATCTCG
The genomic region above belongs to Thiomicrorhabdus xiamenensis and contains:
- the ruvB gene encoding Holliday junction branch migration DNA helicase RuvB, whose amino-acid sequence is MIETDRIVGAQETEDDIYNVPSVRPQQLFEYIGQGAVREQLSLSMQAAKMRAEPLDHVLLYGPPGLGKTTLSNIIAQEMGVTLRQTSGPVIEKPGDLAAILTRLEPHDVLFVDEIHRLSPVVEEVLYPAMEDFQIDIVIGEGPAAQSVKIDLPPFTLVGATTRAGLLTSPLRDRFGLVQRLEFYSHDELCQIVTRSANILGLEAHLEGAMEVARRARGTPRIANRLLRRVRDYAQVRGDGIITQEIANAALNLLEVDQLGLDKMDLRFLDALINKFDGGPVGIDSLSAAMGEERGTIEDVIEPFLVQQGFVVRTSRGRLATNQAYQHLGVEKPQTNG
- the tolQ gene encoding protein TolQ; the encoded protein is MDSGILDLILMASPVVQIVMLILAVMSIAAWTVAIAKSYQLKKSVQTARNFENDFWEAQDLTNLYYKVEATRDTSEGMAVIFADGFKEFMRLQKQGVTNSNDLLAGAQRAMKIAFSRQADELELRLPLLATVGSSAPYIGLFGTVWGVMHAFQSLGDVQNATLSTVAPGISEALIATAIGLFAAIPAVIAYNRLSTKVDRLLGDYENFAEGFMSILQRQAHHLQAGTKKETESQPSVHNVSEA
- a CDS encoding ExbD/TolR family protein translates to MFRQGMRSSRQKRRLMAEINVVPYIDVTLVLLIIFMVTAPIVQQAVSVDLPKTPEVEKRTVEQLEVAPPFVITITRDGLYRTSAQPDIIISDREVQTLVAEVVARSQVNQEQQFYIQGDSSAPYGKVIQIFTLLQANGVNNVSLITQPEIQER